One genomic window of Sporosarcina ureae includes the following:
- the narJ gene encoding nitrate reductase molybdenum cofactor assembly chaperone → MINLDLLYDKKHIFGFFSHQLNYPEKLTFHPDMWNEYVTENAAGYDDLQLYWETMQTYSLDEIQELYTYTFDFQKDATLFMTYVKFADSKERGQTLAQLKVLYEMFGLEMPDEELSDLLPLMCEFIYAAEWKGDPRAQQSFSMLLAVIEDGSYFLMKALEKYESPWLHLIRALRETCKSCIQREVSAND, encoded by the coding sequence GTGATTAATCTCGATCTCTTATATGACAAGAAGCATATCTTCGGCTTTTTCTCCCATCAACTGAACTATCCGGAAAAGCTGACGTTCCATCCAGACATGTGGAATGAGTACGTAACGGAAAACGCTGCGGGTTATGACGACCTGCAGCTGTACTGGGAAACGATGCAAACGTACAGTTTGGATGAAATACAGGAGTTGTACACGTACACATTCGATTTCCAAAAAGACGCCACGCTGTTTATGACGTACGTAAAATTTGCAGACTCGAAAGAACGTGGTCAGACGTTGGCGCAGTTAAAAGTGTTATACGAAATGTTCGGGCTCGAAATGCCCGATGAAGAACTATCCGACTTACTTCCGTTAATGTGTGAATTTATTTATGCCGCTGAATGGAAGGGAGATCCGCGAGCGCAACAGAGCTTTTCCATGTTGCTCGCAGTCATCGAGGACGGTTCCTACTTTTTAATGAAAGCACTTGAAAAGTATGAAAGTCCATGGCTTCATTTAATCCGTGCGCTGCGTGAAACATGTAAATCATGTATTCAACGGGAGGTTTCCGCTAATGACTAG
- the narI gene encoding respiratory nitrate reductase subunit gamma yields the protein MTSQFLWVIFPYICIAVFIVGHIFRYKNDQFGWTAKSSEFIEKKQLMIGSLLFHIGIFPVILGHVAGLGIPKEWTRAMGVSDHMYHIGAVWGGGFFGVMTLAGMIILTSRRFTKSNVRKLSSKSDLIVNTLLLFIVFIGVYSSLITNTTTPGFDYRDTISVWFRSLLIFQPEAAYMASVPIAFKLHVLTGFLIFAMWPFTRLVHVWSVPLNYVGRSYILYRKHQPTKQSPR from the coding sequence ATGACTAGTCAATTTCTATGGGTCATTTTTCCTTACATCTGTATCGCAGTATTTATTGTAGGACATATTTTTCGTTATAAGAATGACCAATTCGGCTGGACCGCGAAGTCGAGTGAGTTTATTGAAAAGAAGCAATTAATGATCGGTAGCTTGCTGTTCCACATCGGAATCTTCCCCGTCATTTTAGGCCATGTGGCGGGACTTGGAATTCCGAAAGAGTGGACGCGGGCAATGGGTGTCAGCGACCATATGTACCATATCGGTGCCGTGTGGGGTGGCGGATTCTTTGGTGTGATGACATTAGCAGGAATGATTATTCTGACATCACGTCGTTTCACAAAGAGTAATGTTCGCAAGTTGTCCTCGAAATCAGATTTAATCGTCAATACCTTGTTGTTGTTTATCGTTTTCATCGGTGTTTACAGCTCATTAATTACAAACACAACGACGCCAGGATTCGATTACCGTGATACGATTTCGGTTTGGTTCAGATCATTGCTCATATTCCAGCCGGAAGCTGCATATATGGCATCTGTTCCCATTGCGTTCAAGCTGCATGTTTTAACTGGATTTCTAATTTTCGCCATGTGGCCATTCACACGACTCGTCCACGTCTGGAGTGTGCCATTGAATTATGTAGGGAGAAGTTATATTCTATATAGAAAACATCAGCCGACCAAACAATCACCCCGGTAA
- a CDS encoding GAF domain-containing protein, protein MTGQINSDFQLAIDELKETLHADFIGLALVDLKKFHYELKWRYVTGNISLRYRRIVLQSGKGVAGTVFKTGKPMKIENVASSVMDEDLYNYPIVVFEKLKSFGAIPLFRDDHVQGVLLIGYREVDRLTADKFEQFKHAVGPQFGPFHMKERLKDDFIEQ, encoded by the coding sequence ATGACGGGACAGATAAATAGTGATTTCCAACTGGCGATCGACGAATTGAAAGAAACGCTTCATGCGGATTTCATCGGCTTGGCATTAGTGGATTTGAAGAAATTTCATTACGAATTAAAGTGGCGATATGTAACGGGGAATATCAGTTTACGCTATCGTAGAATTGTCCTTCAATCAGGCAAAGGCGTGGCGGGAACCGTCTTCAAGACAGGAAAGCCGATGAAGATCGAAAACGTTGCCTCAAGTGTTATGGATGAAGATCTCTACAACTATCCGATTGTCGTATTCGAAAAGCTGAAAAGTTTTGGCGCGATTCCTCTATTCCGTGATGACCATGTGCAAGGTGTGCTTTTGATTGGCTATCGTGAAGTGGACCGGTTAACGGCTGACAAGTTTGAGCAATTCAAGCATGCGGTAGGGCCTCAATTCGGACCGTTTCACATGAAGGAGCGATTGAAAGATGACTTTATTGAACAATGA
- a CDS encoding sensor histidine kinase: MTLLNNDQLTTMLHKLYDRTTEAMFFFGANGEVLSMNEAAKQIMEPSLYEKMLQGEADAICLTCRGFTSEDEQMTCVSCFMEKPQQTVSSFQLYLETKDLGLQPYSATYQVLDEEQHVSMLMLRNLTRQTQTSEVLHQKLRMQQVILAQENERKRISRELHDSVAQEMLSSLVDLRVLKYMGMNDKALEKLRQTEGSLMRLLDEIRHLSVELRPAVLDDFGLEAAFRTHIKNLEKNYGLYVHYESDLKEQRYEGAIETVAYRIGQEAILNSMKYAQVEDVFLTLNEVDGQLQIKVSDEGVGFDVNDFTPQGTGLGLYGMKERVELVGGSLTIISSRQTGTTVQANIPLKKERATSENHNS, translated from the coding sequence ATGACTTTATTGAACAATGACCAGCTAACGACTATGCTGCATAAACTATACGATCGGACAACAGAAGCGATGTTCTTTTTCGGCGCGAATGGCGAAGTGCTCTCAATGAATGAAGCGGCGAAACAAATAATGGAACCTTCTCTTTATGAAAAGATGTTGCAGGGCGAGGCGGATGCCATTTGTCTGACATGCCGTGGCTTTACGAGTGAAGATGAACAGATGACGTGTGTTTCGTGTTTTATGGAGAAGCCACAACAAACCGTATCTTCATTCCAATTATATTTGGAGACAAAAGATCTGGGCTTGCAACCATACAGCGCAACCTATCAAGTATTAGATGAAGAGCAACACGTATCCATGTTGATGTTGCGTAATTTAACGAGACAAACTCAGACGTCCGAAGTGCTCCATCAAAAATTGCGCATGCAACAAGTGATTTTGGCGCAAGAAAATGAACGCAAACGAATTTCACGTGAGCTGCATGACAGTGTAGCGCAGGAAATGCTCAGTTCGCTCGTCGATTTACGCGTCTTGAAATATATGGGCATGAACGACAAGGCACTTGAGAAGTTGCGTCAAACAGAAGGTTCACTGATGCGCTTACTCGATGAGATCCGTCATCTATCTGTCGAATTGCGACCGGCTGTACTCGATGATTTTGGATTAGAAGCCGCTTTCCGAACACACATCAAGAATCTCGAGAAGAATTATGGATTGTATGTACATTATGAATCCGATTTGAAAGAACAACGTTATGAAGGTGCGATTGAAACGGTTGCGTATCGTATCGGCCAGGAAGCGATTCTCAACTCCATGAAATATGCCCAAGTAGAAGACGTCTTTTTAACGTTGAATGAAGTGGATGGACAGCTGCAAATAAAAGTATCTGATGAAGGTGTCGGCTTTGACGTCAATGACTTTACACCGCAAGGCACGGGACTCGGTCTATATGGGATGAAAGAACGGGTGGAACTGGTAGGTGGTAGTTTGACGATCATTTCTAGTCGACAAACAGGTACGACAGTCCAAGCGAATATTCCACTGAAGAAGGAGAGAGCAACGAGTGAAAATCATAATAGCTGA
- a CDS encoding response regulator translates to MKIIIADDHAVVRTGFMHILNFQDDMEVVATAADGLEAYELVAKHRPDIILLDLSMPPGQSGLIATGKIHEDFKETKIVILTMYDDEEYMFHVLKNGASGYILKNAPDEELLHAIRQVYDGGTYVHPSMATSLVREFVKKGSKETDEDDPFKILSKREIEILPLVAKGYGNKEIAEMLYISVKTVEAHKAKMMDKLQLKSRPELVEYALRKKFLSF, encoded by the coding sequence GTGAAAATCATAATAGCTGATGATCATGCAGTCGTCCGCACAGGATTTATGCATATATTGAATTTCCAAGATGATATGGAAGTCGTAGCAACAGCGGCAGATGGGTTGGAAGCATATGAACTAGTTGCGAAGCACAGACCGGATATTATTTTACTGGATCTCAGCATGCCTCCTGGCCAAAGTGGCTTAATTGCGACAGGCAAAATTCACGAAGATTTCAAAGAAACGAAGATCGTCATTTTAACGATGTACGATGACGAGGAGTATATGTTCCACGTACTGAAAAACGGTGCATCAGGCTATATTTTGAAAAATGCGCCCGACGAAGAGTTACTACATGCCATTCGTCAAGTGTACGATGGCGGAACGTATGTCCATCCGTCCATGGCGACTTCGCTCGTCAGGGAGTTTGTCAAGAAAGGGTCGAAAGAGACAGACGAAGATGATCCGTTCAAGATTTTATCTAAACGGGAAATCGAAATTCTACCGCTTGTTGCAAAAGGTTATGGCAATAAGGAAATAGCAGAAATGCTGTATATTTCCGTCAAGACTGTAGAAGCGCATAAAGCGAAAATGATGGACAAGCTGCAATTGAAGAGCCGCCCGGAACTCGTCGAATATGCGCTGCGCAAGAAGTTTTTAAGTTTCTAA
- a CDS encoding hemerythrin domain-containing protein translates to MMSNTGFMHTLPALRVLENEHRFLLTLMEQWHAIVLDFENDRFTRDEGLEALKKMRRLLVEFIDPLKNHTEKEEAYLFPMLAKYVGNDQGPVQAVQEEHDEIDAFIGHFLHHTRGDLSKFTLAMMQDVVKDAGEAFEVIMIHFVKEENVIFPMVQSVLLAKEQDELFEQLYTSILPE, encoded by the coding sequence ATGATGAGCAATACAGGATTTATGCATACGCTACCTGCATTACGTGTGCTTGAAAATGAACATCGTTTCTTACTGACTTTGATGGAGCAGTGGCATGCGATTGTATTGGATTTTGAGAATGATAGATTCACACGTGATGAAGGTCTCGAAGCACTCAAGAAAATGCGCAGGCTTCTCGTCGAATTCATCGATCCGCTGAAAAACCATACAGAAAAAGAAGAAGCATACCTGTTTCCGATGCTAGCAAAATATGTGGGCAATGATCAAGGACCGGTTCAAGCCGTGCAAGAAGAACACGATGAGATCGATGCGTTTATCGGACATTTCCTTCATCACACAAGAGGAGATCTATCGAAATTTACTCTCGCTATGATGCAAGACGTCGTAAAAGACGCGGGCGAAGCGTTTGAAGTCATCATGATTCACTTTGTAAAAGAAGAAAACGTCATCTTTCCGATGGTTCAATCGGTCTTACTTGCCAAAGAGCAAGATGAATTATTTGAACAATTGTATACGTCAATTCTACCAGAGTAA
- a CDS encoding MFS transporter → MIQKIQLPLQTANLVVGFMVWVLISSLLPFISEDISIPPERVAIITAIPVVLGSILRIPLGYYANVYGARMMFFISFIVLLFPVYYISETSTVTGLLIGGTLLGIGGAIFSVGVTSLPKYYPKEKHGLVNGIYGMGNIGTAITTFSAPVLAMKFGWSMTVKMYLILLLVFIAMNFFFGDRKEVKVKAPIVEQIKGVYKNEKLWFFSLFYFITFGSFVAFTVFLPSFLVNYFELDKVDAGLRTAGFIVVATLLRPVGGWLGDKFQPLFLLMGCFAGLTISSIVLAFSPDIGLYTVGSIMIAAAAGLGNGVIFKLVPMYFSKQAGTVNGIVSMMGGLGGFFPPLLLATIFSMTGSYSIGFMAFSQVSLVSLVLAFWLYYMDRTSLSKEVFDSTGQGILVTNSKGAIVSVNPAFTKLTGYSEEEVLGKSPNILSSGRHDREYYHEMWRTIDEQGVWQGEIWNKKKSGEEYLEFLSISSVKDGTGDVVRYVGSFSDISPEVNAGNRS, encoded by the coding sequence ATGATACAAAAGATTCAGTTACCTCTGCAGACAGCAAATCTAGTCGTCGGTTTCATGGTGTGGGTTCTGATCTCTTCTTTGTTACCGTTTATTAGCGAAGATATCAGCATTCCACCAGAGCGTGTAGCTATCATCACGGCAATCCCCGTAGTACTCGGTTCGATTTTGCGGATTCCACTCGGCTACTACGCCAATGTCTATGGCGCACGCATGATGTTTTTTATCAGTTTCATTGTACTATTATTTCCTGTCTACTACATAAGTGAAACGTCAACAGTGACAGGGCTTTTGATCGGCGGTACGTTACTTGGGATAGGGGGCGCGATTTTCTCTGTTGGGGTTACGTCGCTACCAAAGTATTATCCTAAGGAAAAGCACGGACTCGTCAATGGTATTTACGGGATGGGGAACATCGGGACAGCGATCACGACGTTTTCAGCACCCGTCCTTGCGATGAAGTTTGGCTGGTCAATGACTGTCAAAATGTATTTAATTTTATTGCTTGTATTCATCGCAATGAACTTCTTCTTCGGTGACCGTAAAGAAGTAAAAGTGAAGGCGCCGATTGTGGAGCAAATTAAAGGTGTCTATAAGAATGAAAAACTTTGGTTCTTCTCATTGTTCTATTTCATCACATTCGGTTCATTCGTTGCGTTTACTGTGTTTTTGCCAAGTTTCCTCGTCAATTACTTTGAACTCGATAAGGTCGACGCGGGTCTTCGTACAGCCGGCTTCATCGTCGTTGCGACGTTATTGCGTCCTGTCGGAGGTTGGTTAGGCGATAAGTTCCAGCCGTTATTCTTGTTGATGGGCTGTTTCGCAGGTTTGACGATTTCATCCATCGTTCTGGCATTTTCACCCGATATCGGACTGTACACAGTCGGCAGTATTATGATTGCAGCAGCTGCGGGTCTCGGAAATGGTGTCATCTTTAAACTCGTACCGATGTATTTCAGTAAGCAAGCAGGTACTGTGAATGGGATTGTATCCATGATGGGTGGTCTTGGTGGATTTTTCCCTCCATTATTACTCGCGACGATTTTCTCTATGACGGGTTCCTATTCAATCGGTTTCATGGCGTTTTCACAAGTATCGTTAGTCAGTCTTGTATTGGCTTTCTGGCTTTACTATATGGATCGTACGAGCTTGTCTAAAGAAGTATTTGATTCGACTGGGCAAGGTATTCTCGTGACCAATTCGAAAGGAGCCATCGTTTCGGTCAATCCGGCGTTTACGAAGCTAACAGGTTATAGTGAAGAGGAAGTACTTGGTAAGAGCCCGAATATTTTAAGTTCGGGCAGGCATGACCGGGAATACTATCACGAAATGTGGCGCACAATTGATGAACAAGGCGTCTGGCAAGGTGAAATTTGGAATAAGAAAAAGAGTGGCGAAGAGTACTTGGAGTTCCTTTCCATCAGTTCGGTAAAAGATGGAACAGGCGACGTCGTTCGCTACGTCGGTTCATTCAGTGATATTAGTCCAGAAGTCAACGCAGGCAATCGGTCATAA
- a CDS encoding ThiF family adenylyltransferase: MENRYSRQTLFQPIGTSGQQQLADAHAVIIGCGALGSSISETLVRAGIGKITLADRDYVEASNLQRQQLFVEADAKNSVPKVVAAAHRLHAIREDVEIMTVLDHIDGPLLEEIAVGADILLDATDNFETRLLINDVAWKLNIPWVYGAVVSSSGSVFPFIPSKTPCFRCLLPVMPAVNETCDTVGVIAPAVQISAAHQSAEAMKWLTGNEKAMRTKLLHFDVWNNTSVEAGISRMKNPQCGTCGEHPTYPALHQAAGTQYAVLCGRDTVQIIPDAGRKLTVADGVKVARQLGADYRETPFFVEFQAEGYRCILFGNGRLLIHGLKDMREGRKIYHSLFG, from the coding sequence GTGGAGAATCGCTATTCAAGGCAAACATTATTTCAGCCTATTGGCACGTCGGGACAACAGCAGCTAGCTGACGCACATGCAGTGATTATAGGCTGTGGCGCGCTCGGTTCTTCGATTTCCGAGACGCTCGTACGCGCAGGAATCGGTAAAATAACGCTTGCAGACCGAGATTATGTTGAAGCATCCAATTTGCAGAGACAACAATTATTTGTCGAAGCAGATGCAAAAAATAGTGTGCCGAAAGTCGTGGCGGCAGCGCATCGCTTACATGCTATCCGTGAAGATGTGGAAATTATGACGGTGCTCGATCATATCGACGGACCGTTGCTCGAAGAAATTGCGGTCGGTGCGGATATCTTACTCGACGCAACGGATAATTTCGAGACACGTTTGCTGATCAATGATGTCGCGTGGAAACTGAATATCCCCTGGGTCTACGGCGCGGTCGTCAGCAGTTCAGGCAGCGTATTTCCTTTCATTCCAAGCAAGACACCGTGTTTCCGCTGTTTGCTTCCGGTCATGCCAGCGGTCAATGAAACGTGTGATACAGTAGGGGTAATTGCGCCTGCTGTCCAGATTTCGGCTGCACATCAAAGTGCGGAAGCGATGAAATGGCTGACGGGAAATGAAAAGGCTATGCGCACGAAACTTCTTCATTTTGATGTGTGGAATAATACATCGGTTGAGGCAGGAATCAGTCGGATGAAGAATCCGCAATGCGGAACATGCGGCGAACATCCGACGTACCCTGCGTTGCATCAAGCCGCGGGCACGCAATACGCGGTGCTATGCGGACGTGATACGGTGCAAATCATACCCGATGCAGGACGTAAGTTGACGGTGGCGGACGGTGTGAAAGTCGCCCGACAACTAGGGGCGGATTACCGGGAGACACCGTTTTTCGTGGAGTTTCAAGCGGAAGGCTATCGCTGTATTTTATTCGGGAATGGCAGACTGTTAATTCATGGATTGAAAGATATGCGAGAAGGACGAAAAATCTATCATTCATTATTCGGCTAG
- a CDS encoding MogA/MoaB family molybdenum cofactor biosynthesis protein, translated as MEEAHLPQKARDQSIAVAVLTISDTRTQADDKSGKVICDKLIEAGHTVKAYEICQDEAKHIVERLSAWSSDSSIQAMIFTGGTGIGARDITVETVSPYFTKRLDGFGELFRFLSYTEDVGSKALLSRATAGGIGLQAVFLLPGSSKAVTLAMDKLILPELPHIVHELGKHLA; from the coding sequence ATGGAAGAAGCTCATTTACCACAGAAAGCTCGTGATCAATCAATTGCAGTCGCGGTGCTGACAATCAGTGACACGCGGACCCAAGCGGATGACAAGAGTGGCAAGGTGATTTGCGACAAGTTGATCGAAGCTGGACATACAGTGAAAGCGTATGAAATTTGCCAAGATGAAGCAAAGCATATTGTAGAGCGGTTATCCGCTTGGTCGTCCGATTCGTCGATTCAAGCCATGATTTTCACGGGTGGCACGGGGATTGGAGCACGGGATATTACAGTGGAAACCGTGTCACCTTATTTCACAAAACGGCTAGACGGATTTGGCGAACTGTTTCGCTTTTTGAGTTATACCGAAGATGTGGGATCAAAAGCATTGCTCAGTCGCGCAACCGCTGGCGGAATCGGATTACAGGCGGTATTTTTATTGCCGGGCTCTTCCAAGGCTGTGACGCTTGCGATGGATAAGTTGATCTTGCCGGAGTTACCGCATATTGTGCATGAACTTGGGAAACATTTGGCATAA
- the moaC gene encoding cyclic pyranopterin monophosphate synthase MoaC has product MSELTHFNEQGRAKMVDVSDKETSLRTAIATSSISVNKSIHEQITHGTNKKGDVFAVAQVAAIMAAKNTSTIIPMCHPLPLTGVDVRFDWDIDEESSHYHVLIQAEVKTKGVTGVEMEALTAASAAALTIYDMCKAAGKEMVIGPTMLQHKSGGKNGDYQRAD; this is encoded by the coding sequence ATGTCCGAACTTACACACTTCAATGAACAAGGCCGTGCCAAAATGGTCGACGTGTCCGACAAAGAAACATCACTACGTACCGCGATTGCCACATCGTCCATTAGTGTCAACAAATCCATCCACGAACAAATCACTCATGGCACAAATAAAAAAGGAGACGTCTTCGCAGTCGCGCAAGTCGCCGCCATCATGGCCGCGAAAAACACGTCCACCATCATTCCCATGTGCCATCCACTTCCTTTAACGGGTGTCGATGTCCGATTTGATTGGGATATTGATGAAGAATCTTCCCATTATCATGTGCTAATCCAAGCCGAAGTCAAAACGAAAGGCGTGACCGGTGTCGAAATGGAAGCCTTGACTGCCGCTTCTGCCGCCGCATTGACGATTTACGATATGTGTAAAGCGGCTGGCAAGGAGATGGTCATCGGACCGACGATGCTACAGCATAAATCGGGCGGGAAAAATGGAGATTATCAACGCGCAGACTAA
- the glp gene encoding gephyrin-like molybdotransferase Glp, with product MVEIRKPIQVAEAVERVMKHVHKLSTEVLPLEDTYGRVLAEPIVAKHDVPPFDRSPYDGFAIRAEDSVGASGDARKAFRVIGEIGAGHVADRPIEPGESFRIMTGALIPEHADAVVMLEQTVENDNGFTLRKPFEAGENISRQGEDAKRGETLIEAGTIIHPGTIALLATFGYAQVRVAKRPIAGVLSTGTELLDVAEELEPGKIRNSNGPMIRAQLARMGIDYTSYGMMEDDLDACTEIVEKALQETDLLITTGGVSVGDYDYLPVIYERLGAEVLFNKVAMRPGSVTTVAVLGDKLLFGLSGNPSACFTGFELFARPAIYSMMGCTAPYMPRIQAVLGEDFKKANPFTRFVRASWSMTTEGIIATPAGFNKSSAVSSIARGNCMIVLPSGTRGFEKGMLVDVLLLGTEQGVERWEL from the coding sequence GTGGTAGAAATTCGAAAACCGATACAAGTGGCAGAAGCTGTAGAACGTGTGATGAAACATGTACATAAGCTTAGTACAGAAGTTCTTCCGTTAGAAGATACATATGGTCGTGTGCTAGCAGAGCCTATCGTCGCAAAACATGACGTGCCGCCTTTTGATCGTTCGCCGTATGACGGGTTTGCAATTCGTGCGGAAGATTCGGTGGGTGCTTCAGGTGATGCAAGAAAAGCGTTTCGTGTGATTGGAGAAATTGGTGCAGGGCATGTAGCGGATCGTCCGATTGAGCCAGGTGAATCGTTTCGCATCATGACAGGTGCATTGATTCCAGAACATGCGGATGCGGTCGTGATGCTGGAGCAAACGGTGGAGAATGATAATGGATTTACGTTACGTAAGCCGTTTGAAGCGGGCGAAAACATTTCGCGTCAAGGCGAAGATGCGAAGCGAGGGGAGACATTGATCGAAGCAGGAACGATCATTCATCCAGGAACCATTGCGTTGCTAGCGACATTTGGCTATGCGCAAGTGCGTGTCGCGAAACGGCCAATTGCAGGGGTATTGTCGACTGGGACGGAATTATTGGACGTCGCTGAAGAACTCGAGCCGGGGAAGATCCGCAATTCAAATGGACCGATGATTCGTGCACAGTTGGCGCGAATGGGAATTGACTATACATCGTATGGCATGATGGAAGACGACTTGGATGCATGCACTGAAATCGTTGAGAAGGCACTGCAGGAAACAGACTTGCTTATTACAACAGGCGGCGTGTCGGTCGGAGATTACGATTATTTGCCGGTAATCTACGAACGACTCGGTGCGGAAGTATTGTTCAATAAAGTGGCGATGCGTCCAGGTAGTGTGACGACGGTGGCAGTGTTAGGGGATAAATTATTATTCGGTCTCTCAGGAAATCCTTCTGCTTGCTTCACGGGATTTGAATTATTCGCACGCCCTGCCATTTACTCGATGATGGGCTGTACAGCGCCTTATATGCCGCGTATTCAAGCGGTTCTTGGGGAAGATTTCAAGAAAGCGAATCCATTCACTCGTTTCGTTCGCGCTAGCTGGTCGATGACAACTGAAGGAATCATAGCGACGCCTGCAGGTTTCAATAAATCCAGTGCAGTGTCATCTATCGCGCGGGGGAACTGCATGATCGTCTTGCCAAGCGGAACCCGCGGCTTTGAAAAAGGTATGCTGGTGGACGTATTGTTACTAGGAACGGAACAAGGTGTGGAGCGTTGGGAACTGTGA
- the mobB gene encoding molybdopterin-guanine dinucleotide biosynthesis protein B, translated as MKTLHVVGFKNSGKTTLVSHWITVLKQLGYEVAVLKHHGHGGAPALPPAHTDTVQFLQCGAVSTLVAGGDMIQLIQNKERSFEQLKTLAASNEPDVLLIEGYKKEAGEKVVLIRNEEQRQELESLSGIIQTVETAELFDDITRLDDWLQEWVEARE; from the coding sequence GTGAAGACACTACATGTCGTTGGCTTCAAGAACAGTGGAAAAACGACGCTTGTTTCGCACTGGATTACCGTGCTGAAACAGCTTGGTTACGAAGTGGCGGTGCTCAAACATCATGGGCATGGGGGCGCGCCCGCACTGCCGCCAGCGCATACGGATACGGTGCAATTCTTACAATGTGGAGCAGTCTCAACTCTTGTGGCGGGCGGCGATATGATACAATTGATACAGAATAAAGAACGTTCATTTGAACAGTTAAAGACATTGGCCGCGTCTAATGAGCCGGATGTTTTATTGATAGAAGGCTATAAAAAAGAAGCCGGTGAGAAAGTGGTGCTCATCCGAAATGAAGAACAACGGCAAGAGCTGGAGTCGTTATCTGGAATCATTCAGACGGTGGAAACAGCCGAATTGTTCGATGACATTACACGACTCGATGATTGGCTGCAAGAATGGGTGGAGGCGAGAGAATGA
- a CDS encoding molybdenum cofactor biosynthesis protein MoaE, protein MKRYEIIDTPIDVQKYSDLVLHPAAGAVTVFTGHVREWTHGVRTLYLAYEAYVPMAEKKLAEIGAEMEAKWPGVQVAMAHRIGELKISDIAVVIAVSSPHRKEAYEANEYAIERIKEVVPIWKKEIWEDGEEWIGAQKKYPEKGSESQ, encoded by the coding sequence ATGAAACGATATGAAATCATAGATACGCCGATTGATGTGCAGAAATACAGCGATCTCGTTTTGCATCCAGCAGCGGGCGCCGTGACAGTGTTCACGGGACATGTTCGTGAATGGACGCATGGCGTACGGACATTGTATCTCGCGTATGAAGCGTATGTCCCGATGGCGGAAAAGAAACTTGCTGAAATCGGTGCGGAGATGGAAGCGAAGTGGCCGGGAGTTCAAGTCGCTATGGCACATCGGATTGGTGAGCTGAAAATATCAGACATTGCTGTAGTCATCGCGGTATCGTCACCTCACAGAAAAGAAGCGTATGAGGCAAATGAATATGCTATTGAGCGCATTAAAGAAGTCGTACCGATTTGGAAGAAAGAAATCTGGGAAGACGGCGAAGAATGGATCGGTGCACAGAAGAAATATCCAGAGAAAGGGAGCGAATCACAATGA
- the moaD gene encoding molybdopterin converting factor subunit 1 — MITVHYFARLRELTGKGEESLDRAPLTVEELLNWAEDTYPGFGKETIHVAVNEEYALKDDVIQAGDVCAFIPPVSGG, encoded by the coding sequence ATGATTACAGTTCATTACTTTGCAAGGCTGCGTGAGTTGACGGGTAAAGGGGAAGAGTCTTTGGATCGTGCGCCTTTGACGGTCGAAGAATTGCTGAACTGGGCAGAAGACACGTATCCGGGTTTCGGTAAAGAGACAATTCATGTAGCGGTGAATGAAGAATATGCCTTAAAGGATGATGTCATTCAGGCGGGGGATGTCTGTGCGTTTATTCCACCAGTGAGTGGCGGATGA